A stretch of the bacterium SCSIO 12827 genome encodes the following:
- a CDS encoding radical SAM protein, translating into MKLVGKRGSRPHLMPKPASQKDQDQIVRSNPFKPLYESCNAGNSRKKFEELPDFPNFVDLELTNTCNFRCLMCPTGNHSLERGAGFMAEDTFRKVVDELALHNTPIRFILWGEPTLHPKFLEFLSMANERGILTHINTNGSKLTPDFIKKMIDRGIDSIKFSFQGVDRKSYHEMRNIDYFDGLIEVMKVFRDMRGDRDLPYLHASTSITYETREQVQAFRDLMKELVDAVSIGRTVFYHADLKSVRLRPSEMKILETLIEEESVVKKHPECPEVYDKLSINWDGSVTACCDDPNNEMVLGSLDNMSISEIWHSEKLNYYREMLAQMRHDELPRCKTCYDYQGLVTPGLQEID; encoded by the coding sequence GTGAAATTGGTTGGCAAACGCGGCTCCCGACCACATCTGATGCCTAAGCCCGCTTCACAGAAAGACCAGGATCAAATTGTGCGCAGCAATCCATTCAAGCCACTGTATGAGTCCTGCAACGCAGGTAATTCGCGAAAGAAGTTCGAAGAACTTCCCGACTTTCCGAATTTCGTCGATCTGGAATTGACGAACACCTGCAATTTTCGTTGCTTGATGTGCCCGACCGGAAACCATTCCTTGGAACGCGGTGCCGGGTTTATGGCGGAAGACACCTTCCGCAAGGTGGTCGATGAACTTGCGCTCCACAACACGCCGATCCGCTTCATTCTTTGGGGCGAACCGACGCTGCATCCGAAGTTTCTTGAATTTCTGTCAATGGCGAATGAGCGCGGCATTCTGACGCACATCAACACAAACGGCAGCAAGCTTACGCCAGATTTTATCAAAAAAATGATCGATCGCGGGATCGACTCTATTAAGTTTTCATTCCAGGGCGTCGACCGTAAGAGCTATCACGAGATGCGTAATATCGACTACTTCGATGGATTAATCGAAGTAATGAAAGTCTTTCGTGACATGCGGGGCGACCGCGACCTTCCATACCTTCATGCCTCCACCAGCATCACATACGAAACTCGCGAACAGGTTCAGGCATTCCGTGATTTAATGAAGGAACTTGTAGATGCCGTATCGATCGGGCGGACGGTGTTTTATCACGCAGATCTGAAATCCGTACGACTGCGGCCAAGCGAAATGAAAATTCTTGAGACGCTGATCGAAGAAGAGAGCGTCGTCAAAAAGCACCCCGAATGCCCGGAGGTTTACGACAAGCTATCGATCAACTGGGACGGCAGTGTCACCGCTTGTTGTGACGACCCCAACAATGAAATGGTTCTCGGTTCATTGGACAACATGTCGATTTCCGAGATTTGGCATTCTGAGAAACTCAATTATTATCGCGAAATGCTTGCACAAATGCGGCACGACGAGTTGCCTCGCTGCAAGACCTGTTATGATTATCAGGGGCTGGTCACCCCAGGCTTGCAAGAGATTGATTAA
- the pseB gene encoding UDP-N-acetylglucosamine 4,6-dehydratase (inverting): MGILDGHSVLITGGTGSFGKAFVRHVLTNHNPKRLVVYSRDELKQFEMANELNAPNLRYFIGDVRDVKRLERALDGIDIVIHAAALKQVVAAEYNPIECIMTNVMGAENVINASINAGVKKVIALSTDKAVNPINLYGASKLCSDKLFVAANHISGSDGCRFSVVRYGNVIGSRGSVIPVFRKQMESGTLQITDPDMTRFWLTVEQGVQFVIDSLGRMHGGETFIPKIPSMRIVDLAKAIAPHCTHEITGIRPGEKLHEIMIPSDEARQTREFDNFYIIHPSFHMWEAEKARLYEGSEGSPVGQGFAYTSDNNQQWVDADTLRTMITEESLA; the protein is encoded by the coding sequence ATGGGAATTCTTGACGGCCATTCAGTATTAATAACCGGCGGCACTGGCTCCTTCGGGAAGGCCTTCGTGCGGCACGTCTTAACTAACCACAACCCAAAGCGACTTGTTGTTTATTCTCGCGATGAGCTGAAACAGTTCGAGATGGCGAACGAGCTCAATGCGCCGAACTTACGCTACTTCATCGGCGACGTGCGCGATGTTAAGCGGTTGGAGCGCGCATTGGACGGGATCGACATCGTGATCCATGCCGCCGCGCTGAAACAGGTGGTCGCGGCGGAATACAACCCCATCGAATGCATCATGACCAACGTGATGGGGGCCGAGAACGTCATCAATGCGTCGATCAACGCCGGCGTCAAAAAAGTCATCGCCCTGTCGACGGACAAGGCCGTCAATCCCATCAATCTCTATGGCGCCAGCAAGCTATGTTCCGACAAGCTATTCGTCGCCGCCAACCACATTTCCGGCAGCGACGGCTGTCGCTTTTCAGTCGTCCGCTACGGCAACGTGATCGGATCACGTGGTAGCGTCATTCCGGTCTTCAGGAAGCAGATGGAAAGCGGAACTCTGCAAATCACCGACCCGGATATGACCCGCTTCTGGCTGACCGTGGAACAAGGCGTGCAGTTCGTAATCGACAGCCTGGGGCGCATGCACGGCGGCGAGACATTCATCCCGAAGATCCCTTCCATGCGCATCGTCGACTTGGCAAAGGCCATTGCTCCCCACTGCACGCATGAGATCACCGGGATCCGCCCCGGCGAGAAGCTGCATGAAATCATGATCCCCTCGGACGAAGCGCGCCAGACCCGGGAATTCGACAACTTTTACATCATCCATCCCAGCTTCCATATGTGGGAGGCGGAGAAAGCACGCCTTTACGAAGGAAGCGAAGGCAGCCCCGTCGGCCAGGGATTTGCCTATACCAGCGACAACAACCAGCAATGGGTCGATGCGGATACGCTGCGCACGATGATAACCGAAGAGAGCCTGGCTTGA
- the pseC gene encoding UDP-4-amino-4,6-dideoxy-N-acetyl-beta-L-altrosamine transaminase, which translates to MGRCGYAAHDDNRREPGLSRRFLGYGRQSVDDADIAAVVGVLKGDFLTQGPAVERFEAALAERVGARHAVAVANGTAALHIACLAAGLGPGDRALVPTLTFVATANAPAYCGASPCLADIDVDSRALAAETVANFVARQPETKAVLPVHFAGLASAMPEIRTAAQHRIVIEDACHALGGTYANGAPVGSCAHSDMAAFSFHPVKPITTGEGGAVTTNDAELARRLRLFRNHGIERDPAHFTGKETAAPWLYEQQVLGFNYRMTDLQAALGVAQLGRLDHFRSRRKEIADYYDGRFISLDNLTVPQSRQDQRARSGLHLYQVDIDFDGLGRSRTEVMSALKSVGVGTQVHYIPVHRQPFHKDLGSYRDDAFPHAERHYAQTLSIPLFPSMTDEDADYVATQVIDQVK; encoded by the coding sequence ATGGGTCGATGCGGATACGCTGCGCACGATGATAACCGAAGAGAGCCTGGCTTGAGCCGCAGATTCCTCGGTTACGGTCGCCAGTCGGTCGACGACGCCGACATCGCGGCAGTCGTCGGCGTCCTGAAGGGCGATTTCCTGACCCAAGGGCCCGCGGTCGAACGCTTCGAGGCCGCGTTGGCCGAGAGGGTCGGCGCACGCCATGCTGTCGCGGTCGCCAACGGAACGGCCGCCTTGCACATCGCCTGCCTCGCAGCCGGCCTGGGGCCGGGCGACCGCGCGTTGGTGCCGACCCTGACCTTCGTTGCAACGGCTAATGCACCCGCCTATTGCGGTGCGTCACCATGCCTCGCCGACATCGACGTGGATAGCCGTGCACTTGCCGCTGAAACTGTGGCCAATTTTGTTGCCAGGCAACCTGAAACCAAAGCCGTGTTGCCGGTGCATTTCGCTGGCCTGGCGTCGGCGATGCCAGAGATTCGCACGGCCGCCCAGCATCGCATCGTCATTGAGGACGCCTGCCACGCATTGGGTGGAACCTATGCGAACGGGGCCCCGGTCGGCAGTTGCGCTCATTCCGACATGGCTGCGTTCTCCTTCCATCCGGTGAAACCGATCACCACCGGCGAAGGCGGCGCGGTGACGACCAATGATGCGGAACTCGCACGCCGCCTGCGGCTGTTCCGCAATCATGGGATCGAACGCGACCCTGCCCATTTTACCGGCAAAGAAACCGCCGCGCCCTGGCTGTACGAGCAACAGGTTCTCGGCTTTAATTATCGCATGACTGATCTTCAGGCCGCGTTGGGCGTCGCCCAACTCGGCAGGCTGGATCACTTTCGTTCGCGTCGAAAAGAAATTGCCGACTATTACGACGGCCGCTTTATCAGTCTGGACAACCTTACCGTACCACAGTCGAGACAGGACCAACGGGCCCGTTCGGGTCTCCATCTCTACCAGGTTGACATTGATTTTGACGGCCTGGGCCGCTCCCGCACCGAAGTGATGTCGGCGCTCAAAAGCGTCGGGGTCGGAACCCAGGTTCATTATATTCCGGTCCACCGACAGCCCTTCCACAAGGACCTGGGTAGTTATCGCGACGACGCCTTTCCGCACGCGGAGCGCCATTACGCGCAGACACTTTCCATTCCCCTGTTTCCGTCAATGACCGACGAAGACGCGGACTACGTTGCCACTCAGGTCATTGATCAGGTCAAATGA
- a CDS encoding ABC transporter ATP-binding protein — MNLPRFIGELFSRYPRLLIGNVILAVILMAVDAATLASIAPVVNLLTQGSGTDAITPIVTDALTWIGIEPGIEAFLTTFVILTVINSLMLVVINYFILRAQFKVRGDMVVGTTEKVIYASGAYINRHHQGDFINTLTQEAARVADSFTALTRLIAPIGQAIILLSVPLLISWQVTGFALIAITILTVPLRLFRNRGYTLGQVYTKSSNRMATTLQESLQNLRLISGFANESRTIDSIRKAFSHVRDSSVKMQILQTSVYSAYAPIGMVVVFLTFLMSRHLGVELSEVAVILYAFNRLSGALATINQNRLQLIGLYPSYEQVMRVRNEADASRLRFGDKTYTGLKKEIRIEDVSFSYDVGQPVLQNVNLTIPAGAMTALVGASGSGKSTLADMVMGLQQPTSGRILIDGTPLNDLDIALYRNALGYVPQQPALFHMSVRENIAWARPDIDDAAIKRACKLANAKEFVDALEDGLDTTVGDRGTRLSGGQLQRIALARAMVREPSFLVLDEATSALDSESEAAIQAAIESIIGNTTILVIAHRLSTISKAQNIAVLDKGRIVEQGTFDALIARRGIFARLVEMQKLSVST; from the coding sequence ATGAATCTTCCCCGCTTCATCGGCGAGCTATTTTCCCGATATCCCAGGCTTCTTATCGGGAACGTCATTCTGGCCGTGATCTTGATGGCTGTGGATGCGGCGACCCTCGCCTCCATCGCCCCGGTCGTCAATCTCCTGACCCAGGGCTCTGGGACGGATGCGATCACACCCATCGTCACCGATGCACTTACCTGGATTGGCATTGAACCAGGCATCGAAGCCTTCCTGACGACCTTCGTCATCTTGACGGTAATCAACAGCCTGATGCTGGTGGTGATCAACTATTTCATCCTACGCGCGCAATTCAAGGTGCGCGGCGACATGGTGGTCGGGACGACGGAGAAAGTGATCTACGCTAGCGGCGCCTATATTAACCGCCACCATCAGGGCGATTTCATCAACACGCTGACTCAGGAAGCCGCCCGGGTTGCCGATTCCTTCACCGCATTAACCCGGCTGATCGCTCCGATCGGTCAGGCGATCATTCTACTAAGTGTTCCGCTTTTGATTTCGTGGCAGGTCACGGGCTTCGCCCTGATCGCGATCACCATCTTGACTGTGCCTCTTCGCCTGTTCCGGAACCGGGGGTACACGTTGGGCCAAGTGTACACGAAGTCGTCCAACCGCATGGCGACGACGCTTCAAGAATCTCTCCAAAACCTACGCCTGATTTCCGGGTTCGCCAATGAAAGCCGGACCATTGACAGTATCAGAAAGGCGTTTTCCCACGTCCGTGATTCGTCGGTGAAGATGCAGATTTTGCAAACGTCAGTCTATTCAGCCTATGCGCCCATCGGCATGGTCGTTGTTTTCCTGACGTTTCTCATGTCCCGCCACCTCGGCGTCGAATTGTCGGAAGTTGCGGTGATTCTCTACGCCTTCAACCGCCTTTCTGGAGCCCTTGCGACGATCAACCAGAACCGCCTGCAGTTGATCGGGCTTTATCCCAGCTATGAGCAAGTCATGCGGGTTCGCAACGAGGCCGATGCGTCGCGCCTCAGGTTTGGTGACAAAACATACACTGGCCTCAAGAAGGAAATTCGCATCGAAGATGTTTCGTTTTCCTACGATGTCGGCCAGCCCGTTCTTCAGAACGTCAATCTGACGATCCCCGCCGGCGCAATGACCGCCTTGGTCGGCGCTTCCGGATCCGGAAAATCCACGCTCGCCGACATGGTCATGGGTCTGCAACAGCCCACATCGGGACGCATCCTGATCGATGGCACGCCGCTGAACGATTTGGACATCGCGCTCTATCGGAATGCCTTGGGATACGTGCCGCAGCAGCCGGCCTTGTTTCACATGTCGGTGCGCGAGAACATTGCCTGGGCGCGCCCGGATATCGACGATGCCGCAATCAAGCGCGCCTGCAAGCTAGCCAATGCGAAGGAATTCGTCGATGCCCTGGAAGATGGGCTCGATACGACGGTCGGCGACCGCGGCACTCGCCTATCCGGCGGCCAACTGCAACGCATCGCCCTGGCCCGGGCGATGGTTCGCGAACCCTCGTTTCTGGTCCTAGACGAAGCAACCAGCGCCCTCGACTCGGAAAGCGAGGCAGCAATCCAGGCCGCCATCGAAAGTATAATCGGCAACACAACCATTCTGGTGATCGCCCATCGCCTATCGACCATATCGAAGGCACAAAATATCGCCGTACTGGATAAAGGGCGCATCGTCGAGCAAGGAACTTTCGATGCTTTGATCGCCCGGCGCGGCATATTCGCCCGCCTGGTCGAAATGCAAAAGTTATCCGTCAGCACATAG
- a CDS encoding SIS domain-containing protein — protein MVHSQSYFRQVQEIAQEIDTDKVERLVAELVALRARGGRLFVLGVGGSAANASHAVNDFRKLCGIETYAPTDNVSELTARTNDEGWETVFTGWLKISRLSAEDAVLVFSVGGGNLEKNVSVNLLHALELAKERGAKILGVVGRDGGHAAKIGDEVVIVPIVDSSLITPHTEAFQAVVWHCLVSHPDLQENATKW, from the coding sequence ATGGTTCATTCACAATCCTACTTTCGGCAGGTCCAAGAGATCGCCCAAGAGATCGACACCGACAAGGTTGAACGGCTCGTCGCAGAACTGGTCGCGCTGCGTGCGCGCGGCGGGCGCCTTTTCGTTCTAGGTGTCGGCGGCAGCGCCGCGAACGCATCGCACGCGGTGAACGATTTTCGCAAGCTCTGTGGCATCGAAACCTATGCGCCGACGGATAACGTCTCGGAATTGACTGCGCGCACAAACGACGAAGGATGGGAAACGGTCTTCACTGGCTGGCTGAAGATCAGCCGTCTTTCCGCCGAGGACGCCGTGCTTGTCTTTTCCGTGGGCGGCGGAAATTTGGAAAAGAACGTCAGCGTCAACCTGCTGCATGCACTGGAACTCGCCAAGGAACGAGGCGCGAAAATCTTAGGCGTGGTTGGCCGAGACGGAGGACACGCTGCAAAAATTGGCGATGAAGTCGTGATTGTTCCGATCGTGGATTCAAGTTTGATAACCCCACATACGGAAGCGTTTCAGGCCGTCGTGTGGCACTGCCTCGTATCGCATCCCGATCTTCAAGAGAATGCGACGAAGTGGTAA